The following proteins come from a genomic window of Streptomyces sp. GS7:
- a CDS encoding DUF3052 domain-containing protein — MSATADHAEERTNPAARLGFEPGQVVQEIGYDDDVEQELREGIEAVTGQELQDEDYDDVADVVLLWFRDEDGDLTDALVDAIGLIDEGGQIWLLTPKTGRDGYIEPSDINEAAQTAGLSQTRSINAGKDWTGSRLVTPKSKR, encoded by the coding sequence GTGAGCGCGACCGCGGACCACGCGGAGGAGCGGACCAACCCTGCCGCCAGGCTGGGGTTCGAGCCCGGACAGGTGGTCCAGGAGATCGGCTACGACGATGACGTCGAGCAGGAGCTCCGAGAAGGCATTGAGGCCGTCACCGGCCAGGAGCTCCAGGACGAGGATTACGACGACGTGGCCGACGTCGTCCTGCTCTGGTTCCGGGACGAGGACGGCGACCTCACGGACGCGCTGGTGGACGCCATCGGTCTGATCGACGAGGGCGGCCAGATCTGGCTGCTGACACCCAAGACCGGCCGCGACGGCTACATCGAGCCGAGCGACATCAACGAAGCCGCCCAGACCGCGGGCCTGTCCCAGACCCGGAGCATCAACGCGGGCAAGGACTGGACCGGCAGCCGCCTGGTCACCCCCAAGTCCAAGCGCTGA
- a CDS encoding peroxiredoxin, which yields MAIEVGTKAPEFELRNQHGELVRLSDFRGEKAVVLLFYPFAFTGVCTGELCALRDELPKFANDDVQLLAVSNDSPFSLRVFAEQEGLEYPLLSDFWPHGEASRAYGVFDEDKGCAVRGTFIIDKEGVVRWTVVNGLPDARDLNDYVKALEAL from the coding sequence ATGGCGATCGAGGTCGGCACGAAGGCTCCGGAATTCGAGCTCAGGAACCAGCACGGCGAGCTGGTCAGGCTCTCCGACTTCCGCGGCGAGAAGGCCGTCGTCCTGCTCTTCTACCCCTTCGCCTTCACCGGCGTGTGCACCGGTGAGCTGTGCGCGCTCCGCGACGAGCTGCCGAAGTTCGCCAACGACGACGTCCAGCTGCTGGCCGTCTCCAACGACTCCCCCTTCTCGCTGCGCGTCTTCGCCGAGCAGGAGGGGCTGGAGTACCCGCTGCTGTCGGACTTCTGGCCGCACGGCGAGGCGTCGCGGGCGTACGGCGTCTTCGACGAGGACAAGGGCTGCGCGGTGCGCGGCACGTTCATCATCGACAAGGAGGGCGTGGTGCGCTGGACGGTCGTCAACGGCCTGCCCGACGCCCGCGACCTGAACGACTACGTCAAGGCCCTCGAAGCCCTCTAG
- a CDS encoding TerD family protein → MGVSLSKGGNVSLTKEAPNLTAVLVGLGWDARTTTGTDFDLDASALLTNDQGKVASDQNFVFFNNLKSPCGSVEHTGDNTTGEGEGDDEAIKVNLAGVPADVNKIVFPVSIYDAETRQQSFGQVRNAYIRVVNQSDGKELARYDLSEDASTETAMVFGELYRNGAEWKFRAIGQGYASGLRGIAQDFGVNV, encoded by the coding sequence GTGGGAGTCAGCCTCAGCAAGGGCGGCAACGTCTCGCTGACGAAGGAAGCCCCCAATCTGACCGCCGTGCTCGTCGGTCTGGGCTGGGACGCGCGTACCACCACCGGTACGGACTTCGATCTCGACGCCAGCGCCCTGCTGACGAATGACCAGGGCAAGGTCGCCAGCGACCAGAACTTCGTGTTCTTCAACAACCTGAAGAGCCCCTGCGGTTCGGTCGAGCACACCGGTGACAACACCACCGGTGAGGGCGAGGGCGACGACGAGGCCATCAAGGTGAACCTCGCCGGGGTCCCGGCCGACGTCAACAAGATCGTGTTCCCGGTGTCGATCTACGACGCCGAGACCCGTCAGCAGAGCTTCGGCCAGGTCCGCAACGCCTACATCCGCGTGGTCAACCAGTCCGACGGCAAGGAGCTGGCGCGCTACGACCTGAGCGAGGACGCCTCGACCGAGACCGCCATGGTCTTCGGCGAGCTCTACCGCAACGGCGCGGAGTGGAAGTTCCGCGCCATCGGCCAGGGCTACGCCTCGGGGCTGCGCGGTATCGCGCAGGACTTCGGCGTCAACGTCTGA
- a CDS encoding TerD family protein codes for MGVTLAKGGNVSLSKAAPNLTRITVGLGWDARSTTGAPFDLDASALLCREGRVLADEYFVFYNNLKSPEGSVEHTGDNLTGEGEGDDETVLVDLTLVPEQVDKIVFPVSIHEADLRGQSFGQVGNAYIRIVNQADGGELARYDLSEDASSETAMIFGEVYRYNGEWKFRAVGQGYASGLRGIALDFGVNVS; via the coding sequence ATGGGCGTCACACTCGCCAAGGGGGGCAACGTCTCCCTGTCCAAGGCCGCGCCGAATCTCACACGGATCACCGTCGGGCTCGGCTGGGACGCGCGGTCCACCACGGGAGCGCCGTTCGACCTCGACGCCAGCGCGCTGCTGTGCCGGGAGGGCCGGGTCCTGGCGGACGAGTACTTCGTCTTCTACAACAACCTCAAGAGCCCCGAGGGTTCGGTCGAGCACACGGGCGACAACCTCACCGGTGAGGGCGAGGGCGACGACGAGACGGTCCTCGTCGACCTCACGCTGGTTCCGGAGCAGGTCGACAAGATCGTCTTTCCGGTCTCGATCCATGAAGCCGATCTGCGCGGCCAGAGCTTCGGCCAGGTCGGCAACGCCTATATCCGGATCGTCAATCAGGCCGACGGTGGCGAACTCGCCCGTTACGACCTCAGCGAGGACGCCTCCAGCGAGACGGCGATGATCTTCGGCGAGGTTTACCGCTACAACGGCGAATGGAAGTTCCGGGCCGTGGGGCAGGGGTACGCATCCGGTCTGCGGGGCATCGCTCTAGACTTCGGGGTCAACGTTTCGTAA